The DNA window CGTCGCTCGCCGGCACGGCCACCTGCGGGCCGGGTCCGCGACGGCCTACCTGCGCTGCGACGACCCGGCGCTGCTGGACTCCGTGCTCGCGGACCGTCGTACGGCAGCCCTCGGGCTGCGCCGCATCGCGCCGACGGTGGTGGTTGCCCGCCAGCCCGTACGCGCCCTGGTCGACGAGCTCCGCGCGCTCGGCTTCTCCCCGGTCCCCGAGACCGCCGACGGGGCGCTGATGCTCAGCGAGACCCGGGTCGGGCGTACGACGGAAACCCCACAGCGCACGCCGGTCACGGCGGGTTCCCGTACGCCCGAACCAGAGGTGCTGGCGGCCGCGGTCCGCGCGGTCCGGGCCGGTGACCGGGCGCGCGCGTCCCGGCCGGCGGGCGCGACGGTCGGACAGTTGCGCCGGACGCCCTCCGGTGAGGCCGTCGACGTCCTGCGGGCCGCGCTGGCAGGTGGCTGGTCGGTGTGGATGGGGTACGTGGACCAGCAGGGGGGTGCCCTGGATCGGATCGTCGATCCGGTACGCATCGACGGCGGCTGGCTGACGGCGTACGACCATGCCGCCGGTGAGGCGCGCACGTTCGCGTTGCACCGCGTCACCGGCGCGGCTCCGGTCGACTAGGCGGCAGGTTCCGCGCAGTGGTCGACTAGGGTTCCCTCGGGTTCGAGCGGAGGGGGCCGGAACTAGATGGTCAGTCGTAAGGGGAGGCGACTCCAGCGACGCCGACGGCTCCGGCGCTCACTGACCGTGCTCGCTTCGGCCGCCGTGGTCGCGGTCGCCCTGATCGCGGGCATGCGCGGTCTGGCGCCGGCGAATCCGTTCGACCGAAACGCCGCCCCGCGGATGCTCGACGCGGCGAACAGGACCGGCGGCGAGCGCGCTGGATCCGACGACCCGAAGGGGTCCGGCGATGCCGGTGACTCCGACTCCAACGCGGCGTCGGAGGGTGTCCGGGCGGTCCTGCGGGGTTCACCGGACCGGATCTCCCGAAGCGAGGGCCGTACCTCCCCGGCTGCCCCGCGGCCGACACCCGAGCCGACCCCGAGCCCGGTGACCGTCCCCGACCACGGGTCAGGTGAGCTGGTGGCGGCGCCGGGACACACCGCGCCGTTCGGAACCGGCCGTGTCGTGCGCTACCGGGTCGAGGTGGAGGACTCCCTGCCCTGGCGCCCGGCCGACGTCGCCCGTGTGGTCGACGCCACTCTCGCCGACCGGCGCAGCTGGGCAGCGGCGGGGCGGGCGAGATTCGAGCGCGTCTCCGGCGAGAAATTCGACCTGCGCATCGTCATCGCCTCACCGGACACCACCGACAAGCTCTGCGCGCCGCTGGGCACCGGCGGAGAGCTCTCCTGCCGGATGGGTGATCACGTCGCGATCAACGCCCGCCGGTGGGCGGAGGCCGTCCCGGCGTTCGGCGGCGACGTCCTGAAATATCGCCGGTACGTCGTCAACCACGAGGTCGGGCACGCCCTCGGCGAGAGCCACGCGCGCTGCCCGGGCCCGGGCAGGCCGGCGCCGGTGATGATGCAGCAGACCAAGAGTGTCGGCTCCTGCCGGGCCAACGCCTGGCCACTGCGCTCGGAGTTGTGAGCCCCGTCTCCCGGGCCCCGTGTCCTGGGCCCCTGTCTCCCGGGCCTCCGTCTCCCGGGCCCCCGTGGCCTAGGACGTCCTGCCGGCCAGCGTGTCCGGGAGTTCCGCGATGCTGTCCAGGACGAACGTCGGAGCCGGCCGCAGTGCCGCGGCGCCCGCCCGGTCGGTGATGCCGGTGAGCACCAGAGCGGTCGCCACGCCGCCGCGGTGGCCGAGTTCGATGTCGGTGCCCGGGCGGTCGCCGACCACCACGGCCTCCGCCGGGGAGCAGCCGAGGCGTTCCAGCGCCGCGGCCAGCATGAGGGGCGACGGCTTGCCGGCGACCGCCTCCACCCGGCGTCCGGTGGTCGCCTCCAGCGCCGCGATGATGCCGCCGCAGTCGGGCACCTCGCCGCCCTCGACCGGGCAGGTCGGATCGGGGTTGGTGGCCACGAACCGCGCACCGGCCCGCAGCGCGTTGAACGCCTCCAGCCAGGTCTCGTACCGGAACGTCCGGTCGAAGGACGCCACCACCACCTCGGCCTGGTCGCCGGAGTCCACCAGCACCGCGCCGGCGGCAGTGAGCTCGCGGCGCAGGCTCTCCTCGCCAAGGAGGTACACCTTCGCGCCGGGGGTCTCCTCGGCGAGCCAGCGTCCCATCACCACACCGGAGGTGAGCACGTCGTCGGCGGTGGCCGTGATGCCGAGCCCGGTGAGGCGTTCGGCGTATGACACGGGGTCGCGCAGCGGGTTGTTGGAGACGAACAGCACCTGCACGCCGTCGGCGCGCAGGCGGGCCAGCGCCTCCACCGCCCCCGGCACCGGCCGGCCGGACAGGTAGACGGTGCCGTCCAGGTCGCAGATCACCGCGCGGACGCGTTCGGGTGCGGCGGCGGACTCGAGGCCGGCCGCCGGATCGGGCACGGCCGCTGAGTCGGGAGTCGGGAGCGCGTTCATCACGGCCAAGCCTGGCACGTGCGCGTCAGGTGTAGCGGAGCAGGAGGTACGGCAGCGCCAGCGCGATCGAGATCGCGGCCACCAGCGCGCCGTACTTGGTGAACTCCCAGAAGCTGATCGGGAAGCCGTTGCGCTTGGCGATGCCGAGGGCGACGACGTTCGCGCTGGCGCCGACGGCGGTGGCGTTCCCGCCCAGGTCGGCACCCAGCGCGAGTGCCCACCACAGGCCGGTCTGCCCGGCGAGCGGCCCGTGCGGACCGGTGAGTTCGGCGACGACGGGCGCCATCGTCGCCACGAACGGGATGTTGTCGACGATCGCCGACAGGAACGCCGAGCCGACCAGCAGGACGCCGATCGCCAGCGCCGGCTTGCCGCCGGTCGCCTCCGCCATCCAGTTCGCGATGGCGTCGATCACGCCGACCTTCACCAGCGCACCGACCATGACGAACAGGCCCATGAAGAAGACGAGCGTCTCCCACTCGACCTCCTCCAGGTAGGTGCCGGACGACAGTCCGCTGACCAGCACCAGCACTCCGGCGCCGAGCAGCGCGACGATGGAGGGTTCGACGTGCAGCACCGGGTGGAGGACGAAGCCGAGCAGGACGCCCGCGAGCACCACCAGCGAGCGGCACAGCAGGGGGACGTCGTTGATCGCCTCGCGTTCGGACAGCGACATCACCTCGGCCACGCGTTCGGGGTCGGCCTCGAACGCGTGCCGGAACAGCCACCTGCACACCGCGAGGAAGACGACCAGCAGGACCACGATGAACGGGGCCAGGTTGACGAGGAAGTCGTTGAACGTCAGGCCGGCACGGCTGGCGATGATGATGTTGGGCGGGTCACCGACCAGGGTCGAGGTGCCGCCGATGTTGGAGGCGAGGACCTCCGCGATGAGGAAGGGTTCGGGGCGTACACCGATCCGCTGGCACACCAGCAGCGTGACCGGGGCGATCAGCAGGACGGTCGTCACGTTGTCCAGCAGCGCCGAGGCCACCGCGGTGAGCAGGCACAGCAGCACCAGAACGCGGTAGGGCCGCCCGCGCGCGCGTTTGGCCGCCCAGATCGCGAGGAACTCGAAGATGCCGGTCTGGCGGAGCACCCCGACGATGATCATCATGCCGAGGAGCAGGAAAACGACGTTCCAGTCGATGCCGCTCGCGGGCGAGTAGAAGACGTCGTGGGCGCCGACGATCCCAAGTGCCAGTACGACACCGGCTCCGCCGAGGGCAGCCGCCAGCCGGGGAACCCGTTCGGTGGCGATGAGGGTGTAGGCGACGACGAACGCGGCGACCGCGATCCACAGGCTCATGTGGCGTGCAGGCTCATCTGGTGTGCAGGGACAACGACAGCAGCCGGGACGCGGTGACCACGCCCAGCACGCTGTCGTCGTCGACGATGGCGACCAGCGGGCAGCGCAGCCGGGCCATCACGGCCGCGAGTTCCAGCACAGTGTCGTCCCCGTGCAGCACCGGGAGGTCCTTGGTCCGCGGCGGCAGGAGGTCTCCGACCCGGCGGCCGGCGAGCTCGTTGACGATCCGGTCGGCCGCCCGCTCGTCCAGGACGCGGGCCAGCGAGGGATCCTCCTGGACGTAGCCCGGGATGACGAACCGCACCACCTGCGAGGCGGGGAGCACGGCGATCGGGCGGCCGCCCTCGCCGGTCACCACCAGGCCGGGCAGCCGGTGCTCGCCCATCAGCCGGGCGGCGTCCAGGGCGTCGTCGTCGACGTGGACCGACGGGTAGTCCTCGACCAGATCACGAGCCAGCATGGCCCGCACGCTACCCGGTCGCCGATGCCCTGGTCAGCGCCGTCGCTCGTACGGGCGGTCGCCGGTCCGCGTCTTCGCTACTCGGTCTCAGCCGGCCCCGTCAGCGGACAGCGGCGAAGGCCGCGTCGGTGAGCCCGCGCCAGACCAGCCCGACCTCGGCGAACCCGGCGGCCCGCAGGTGGTCCAAGTGGGTGGTGTACGGCGGCCCGCCTTCAAAGTAATAGTCACTGACGACTTGTGAGGATTACATCTCAGAGGCGTGGAGTAAGGTGCACAAGTGGACTTTCTCCGTTACGCCGACCGCGCGGCGACCATGGTCAACGCGCCGCTGGAGGACGAGGACGACCTGCGGGCCCTGCTTGCCGACCGGCCCTGGCTGGCCGAGCGCGTCGGTGCGGCCGACGTCCGCGCGTTGCGCCGGCTCCGGCGCGACCTGAGACCGGTGTTCACCCGGACGACGGACCCCGAAACGGACGCCGATACCGCCACGGACAGCGGCAGTGACTCCCACAGCCGCAGCGGCACCGACGCCGGCCGGGACGCCGCCCACGCCGCGGAACACGTGGTCGAGCGGCTCAACGAGCTCCTCGCCCGCCATCCGGTGTCGCCGTTCATCTCCGGGCACGGCGGGCAGGGGCTCCACCTGCACGTCGCCGAACGCCGGTC is part of the Actinopolymorpha sp. NPDC004070 genome and encodes:
- a CDS encoding HAD-IIA family hydrolase, with the protein product MNALPTPDSAAVPDPAAGLESAAAPERVRAVICDLDGTVYLSGRPVPGAVEALARLRADGVQVLFVSNNPLRDPVSYAERLTGLGITATADDVLTSGVVMGRWLAEETPGAKVYLLGEESLRRELTAAGAVLVDSGDQAEVVVASFDRTFRYETWLEAFNALRAGARFVATNPDPTCPVEGGEVPDCGGIIAALEATTGRRVEAVAGKPSPLMLAAALERLGCSPAEAVVVGDRPGTDIELGHRGGVATALVLTGITDRAGAAALRPAPTFVLDSIAELPDTLAGRTS
- a CDS encoding CBS domain-containing protein; the protein is MLARDLVEDYPSVHVDDDALDAARLMGEHRLPGLVVTGEGGRPIAVLPASQVVRFVIPGYVQEDPSLARVLDERAADRIVNELAGRRVGDLLPPRTKDLPVLHGDDTVLELAAVMARLRCPLVAIVDDDSVLGVVTASRLLSLSLHTR
- a CDS encoding ArsB/NhaD family transporter, with the protein product MSLWIAVAAFVVAYTLIATERVPRLAAALGGAGVVLALGIVGAHDVFYSPASGIDWNVVFLLLGMMIIVGVLRQTGIFEFLAIWAAKRARGRPYRVLVLLCLLTAVASALLDNVTTVLLIAPVTLLVCQRIGVRPEPFLIAEVLASNIGGTSTLVGDPPNIIIASRAGLTFNDFLVNLAPFIVVLLVVFLAVCRWLFRHAFEADPERVAEVMSLSEREAINDVPLLCRSLVVLAGVLLGFVLHPVLHVEPSIVALLGAGVLVLVSGLSSGTYLEEVEWETLVFFMGLFVMVGALVKVGVIDAIANWMAEATGGKPALAIGVLLVGSAFLSAIVDNIPFVATMAPVVAELTGPHGPLAGQTGLWWALALGADLGGNATAVGASANVVALGIAKRNGFPISFWEFTKYGALVAAISIALALPYLLLRYT
- a CDS encoding CGNR zinc finger domain-containing protein, producing MDFLRYADRAATMVNAPLEDEDDLRALLADRPWLAERVGAADVRALRRLRRDLRPVFTRTTDPETDADTATDSGSDSHSRSGTDAGRDAAHAAEHVVERLNELLARHPVSPFISGHGGQGLHLHVAERRSSVAETLAAEGLMGLAIVVCDLGPDRLGECQADRCDQVFVDTSPNRSRRYCSDRCSSRANVAAFRARRRAAAAP
- a CDS encoding DUF3152 domain-containing protein, producing MLASAAVVAVALIAGMRGLAPANPFDRNAAPRMLDAANRTGGERAGSDDPKGSGDAGDSDSNAASEGVRAVLRGSPDRISRSEGRTSPAAPRPTPEPTPSPVTVPDHGSGELVAAPGHTAPFGTGRVVRYRVEVEDSLPWRPADVARVVDATLADRRSWAAAGRARFERVSGEKFDLRIVIASPDTTDKLCAPLGTGGELSCRMGDHVAINARRWAEAVPAFGGDVLKYRRYVVNHEVGHALGESHARCPGPGRPAPVMMQQTKSVGSCRANAWPLRSEL